A genomic window from Pirellulales bacterium includes:
- a CDS encoding response regulator encodes MIAGHFAARIDGADDLAESLAQLRANQYDLVLVNRLLDLDGSDGLDIIRAMKADDSLASIPVMLVTNYPEYQARAVAEGAEPGFGKSELQSPATKEKLARFLAS; translated from the coding sequence TTGATCGCCGGGCACTTTGCCGCGCGGATCGACGGCGCCGATGATCTCGCCGAATCGCTCGCCCAGCTTCGCGCGAACCAGTACGACTTGGTGCTCGTGAACCGCCTGCTCGATTTAGACGGCAGCGACGGCCTCGACATCATCCGCGCGATGAAGGCCGACGACTCCCTTGCCTCCATACCCGTGATGCTGGTCACCAACTACCCCGAGTATCAGGCCCGCGCCGTGGCCGAGGGGGCCGAGCCGGGCTTCGGCAAGAGCGAGTTGCAATCGCCGGCGACGAAAGAAAAACTCGCTCGGTTTCTCGCTTCGTAG
- a CDS encoding YfbM family protein: MTVDLEAARMISSSGTCARSTATRLSRERYLIEERGTLMGMCGAIYALSPQEYQKVCSDPGVWETLTDWSRPQVPCCDLQKSWHGLHYLLTGESADAPLPLGFIFASGEPIEELDAGYGAPCWISPEQAREVHFALDRLSDEELWARFDPEAMNQAGIYPMIWDEGEGDLREEYTMYFHELKKLVADAAEKNKGLVSHLS; encoded by the coding sequence TTGACAGTCGACCTCGAAGCCGCTCGGATGATTTCGTCGAGTGGCACGTGCGCTCGTTCCACTGCGACACGTTTGTCGCGCGAGCGCTACCTTATCGAGGAAAGGGGCACTCTTATGGGCATGTGTGGTGCGATCTATGCGCTATCGCCGCAGGAATATCAGAAAGTATGTTCGGACCCAGGTGTCTGGGAGACGCTAACCGACTGGTCCCGTCCTCAAGTCCCCTGCTGTGACCTGCAAAAGTCGTGGCATGGCTTGCATTACTTGCTGACCGGAGAAAGTGCCGACGCTCCACTGCCTTTGGGGTTCATTTTCGCAAGCGGAGAGCCCATCGAAGAACTCGATGCCGGCTATGGAGCACCTTGCTGGATTTCACCAGAACAAGCGCGCGAAGTACACTTCGCGTTAGACCGTCTTTCCGATGAAGAACTCTGGGCGCGCTTCGATCCTGAAGCCATGAATCAAGCGGGTATTTACCCAATGATTTGGGACGAAGGCGAAGGCGATCTGCGCGAAGAGTACACCATGTACTTTCACGAATTGAAGAAACTCGTCGCCGACGCAGCCGAGAAGAACAAGGGACTGGTATCCCATCTAAGTTGA
- a CDS encoding tetratricopeptide repeat protein produces the protein MSSEELARYSATFTKLATELDRSLDRSWPTHEQARFILAFLHRRLLTGGYDAACHDPRRAFDRGEFNCVGSTLLFHCLAAHCGLESHAMLITGHVWCRVDSREHSYDVETTNDRWRPEDKLSSNIDLHEVRALDTDGMVALVYYNRSVVELEQRDYLAAIEACRAVLELDAEADIARDNLTAAYNNWAVQNSEEGHHPEALKLLAEARAIAPHDERLKANARRLYARSYEAHLAAGEYLAASEIVAAAVTEFPDDDYFVAARSQLLSKRVFELLQFGNAVPLPQPGV, from the coding sequence ATGAGCTCGGAGGAACTTGCTCGATACTCGGCCACTTTTACAAAACTAGCCACCGAGTTGGATCGTTCGCTCGATCGATCGTGGCCGACACACGAGCAGGCACGATTCATCCTCGCCTTTCTGCACCGGCGCCTGCTCACCGGCGGCTACGACGCCGCGTGCCACGATCCGCGCCGCGCGTTCGATCGTGGCGAGTTTAATTGCGTCGGCTCGACCCTGTTGTTCCACTGCCTGGCAGCCCACTGCGGGCTGGAATCTCACGCCATGCTCATCACCGGGCACGTCTGGTGCCGCGTCGACTCGCGTGAACACTCCTACGACGTCGAAACGACGAACGATCGCTGGCGGCCAGAAGACAAACTCAGCAGCAACATCGACTTGCACGAGGTCCGGGCTCTCGACACCGACGGGATGGTCGCGCTGGTGTACTACAACCGCAGCGTTGTGGAACTCGAGCAGAGAGACTATCTGGCAGCGATCGAGGCGTGCCGAGCAGTGCTCGAACTCGATGCCGAAGCCGACATTGCCCGCGACAATTTGACAGCAGCCTACAACAACTGGGCCGTGCAAAACTCCGAAGAAGGGCACCACCCGGAGGCCTTGAAGCTGCTGGCCGAGGCACGGGCCATCGCCCCGCACGACGAACGATTAAAGGCCAACGCCCGGCGGCTGTACGCCCGATCGTACGAAGCCCACCTGGCCGCCGGCGAATATCTCGCAGCCAGCGAGATCGTGGCCGCCGCGGTGACGGAGTTCCCGGACGATGATTACTTCGTGGCGGCACGTTCGCAACTGCTTTCCAAGCGTGTGTTCGAGTTGCTGCAATTTGGCAACGCGGTTCCGCTGCCGCAACCTGGTGTTTGA
- the ribA gene encoding GTP cyclohydrolase II: MHRPFSTIEAAVEALARGEVVIVADDEDRENEGDFICAADKVTPEIVNFMITHGRGQLCMPILPEVCDRLKLNPMVDSTLNNAPLQTSFTVPIDHRTSRTGITAKERATTIQAVLDPQSRPSDFVRPGHLFPLMAKEGGVLRRAGHTEAAVDLARLAGLAPAGVLCEILDPTGDRADRRRLLELAAEHKLEIITIEELIRYRRRSEKLVYREAEAELPTKHGQFKIIAYGVKYESQQPIVLVRGDLTKAAAPLVRLHSSCFTGDLIDSLRCDCGDQLHMALDMIASEGAGVLVYLQQEGRGIGLMNKIKAYALQDQGLDTVEANLALGYKADTRDYGVGIQLLKDLGLTKVRLLTNNPKKTDAAIYGGFDLEVVDQVPIIPPVNEHNAHYIATKREKMGHHLPEVE; this comes from the coding sequence GTGCATCGCCCGTTTTCTACCATTGAAGCCGCCGTCGAAGCCCTGGCCCGCGGCGAAGTGGTCATCGTCGCCGACGACGAAGATCGCGAGAACGAAGGGGACTTCATCTGCGCGGCCGACAAGGTCACGCCCGAGATCGTGAACTTCATGATTACGCACGGGCGAGGCCAGTTGTGCATGCCGATCCTGCCCGAGGTGTGCGATCGGCTGAAGCTCAACCCGATGGTCGACTCGACGCTGAACAACGCTCCACTGCAGACGTCGTTCACCGTGCCGATCGATCATCGCACCTCGCGCACGGGCATCACGGCCAAGGAACGGGCCACCACGATCCAGGCCGTCCTCGATCCGCAAAGCCGGCCGAGCGACTTCGTGCGTCCCGGGCATCTCTTTCCGCTGATGGCCAAAGAGGGGGGCGTTCTGCGGCGCGCCGGCCATACCGAGGCCGCCGTCGATCTGGCCCGGCTGGCAGGCCTCGCTCCGGCGGGCGTGCTGTGCGAGATCCTCGATCCCACCGGCGACCGCGCCGACCGGCGGCGTTTGCTCGAACTGGCGGCCGAGCACAAGCTCGAGATCATCACCATCGAGGAGTTGATCCGCTACCGACGCCGTAGCGAGAAGCTGGTCTACCGCGAGGCCGAGGCTGAATTGCCCACCAAGCATGGCCAATTCAAGATCATCGCCTACGGCGTGAAGTACGAGTCGCAGCAGCCGATCGTGCTGGTGCGCGGCGACCTGACGAAGGCGGCCGCCCCGCTCGTCCGGCTCCATTCATCCTGCTTCACCGGCGACCTGATCGATTCGCTGCGCTGCGACTGCGGAGATCAACTGCACATGGCGCTCGACATGATCGCCAGTGAAGGCGCCGGCGTTTTGGTCTACCTGCAGCAAGAGGGACGCGGCATCGGACTGATGAACAAGATCAAGGCCTATGCCCTGCAAGACCAGGGGCTCGACACGGTCGAGGCCAACCTGGCGCTCGGCTACAAGGCCGATACCCGGGATTACGGTGTCGGCATTCAACTGCTCAAGGACCTGGGCCTGACCAAGGTCCGCCTGCTGACGAACAATCCCAAGAAGACCGATGCCGCCATCTACGGCGGGTTCGACCTGGAAGTGGTCGACCAGGTGCCGATCATTCCCCCCGTCAACGAGCACAACGCGCACTATATCGCCACGAAGCGCGAAAAGATGGGGCACCACCTGCCCGAGGTGGAATAG
- a CDS encoding CBS domain-containing protein gives MDIELNLNTETVAHAGMVEPCCVEPNVTVRELLELLKARKTGSAIICREGVLAGIFTERDALRLMAANANLDAPISSVMTTNVTTLPADAKVGQAISQMSGGGYRRLPIVDVAKRPVGLVKVSGIVHYLVQHFPKAVYNQPPVARAATQEREGA, from the coding sequence GTGGACATCGAGTTGAATCTGAATACGGAAACGGTCGCTCATGCCGGCATGGTCGAGCCATGCTGCGTCGAGCCGAACGTGACCGTGCGCGAATTGTTGGAACTGCTCAAGGCTCGCAAGACAGGCAGTGCCATCATCTGCCGCGAGGGCGTGCTGGCCGGCATCTTCACCGAGCGAGATGCCTTGCGACTGATGGCGGCCAACGCCAATCTCGACGCGCCCATCTCGTCGGTCATGACGACCAACGTCACCACGCTGCCGGCCGATGCCAAGGTCGGACAGGCGATCAGCCAGATGTCGGGGGGCGGATACCGTCGTCTGCCGATCGTGGATGTCGCGAAACGGCCCGTCGGTCTGGTCAAGGTGTCGGGTATCGTCCACTACCTGGTCCAGCACTTCCCGAAAGCCGTCTACAACCAACCCCCCGTCGCCCGCGCCGCCACACAGGAGCGTGAAGGCGCGTAA
- a CDS encoding 2-oxoacid:acceptor oxidoreductase subunit alpha, producing MASTTTSVETHKPIIEVHSATVRFCGDSGDGMQLAGTQMTNTSALIGNDIATFPDFPAEIRAPRGTKAGVSGFQIHFADTEIFTPGDRVDALVAMNPAALVTNLADLIPGGILIVNKDAFDEKSLKLAGYSGSPLEDGTLKAFQLFSVEMTRLTRLAVEGLGLSVKEADRCRNFYAMGLAFWLYDRPLDTTLRYIDAKFGKRPDVAEANRRALHAGYNYGETVEAFASQFRVNPAKLTPGKYRNITGNEATAWGLLAASKRSDCDLFYGTYPITPASDILHELAKHKNFGVRTFQAEDEIAAITSVIGAAFAGAMSVTGSSGPGIALKGEGIGLGVMTELPMLVINVQRGGPSTGLPTKTEQADLLQAVCGRNGECPAPVIAARSPADCFDVVLEAWRIAVRYMTPVFILTDGYIANGSEPWRIPEVDSLPSITVTHPGPITNGDKYLPYQRDERLSRPWAVPGTAGLQHRIGGLEKQDITGNVSYDPLNHEHMVHLRANKVAGIANDIPLQEVDGPEKGKLLVIGWGGTYGALATAVRKARAAGGAVAHCHLRYLNPMPRNLGEILKSYDKVLVPELNLGQLRLLLQGTYGVETVGLNKVQGKPFTVGEVEDKIKELLA from the coding sequence ATGGCTAGCACCACGACCTCCGTCGAAACTCACAAGCCCATCATCGAAGTTCACTCCGCCACGGTCCGATTCTGTGGCGACTCGGGCGATGGCATGCAGTTGGCGGGGACGCAGATGACCAACACGTCGGCGCTGATCGGTAACGACATCGCCACGTTCCCCGACTTTCCGGCCGAGATTCGTGCTCCGCGCGGTACGAAGGCAGGCGTCTCTGGCTTCCAAATCCACTTTGCCGATACCGAGATCTTCACGCCCGGCGACCGCGTGGACGCCCTGGTGGCGATGAATCCAGCCGCGCTGGTGACCAACCTCGCCGATCTGATTCCCGGCGGCATCCTGATCGTCAACAAGGATGCTTTCGACGAAAAGAGCCTCAAGCTGGCCGGTTATAGCGGCAGCCCGCTCGAAGATGGCACCCTCAAGGCCTTTCAGCTCTTCTCGGTCGAAATGACCCGCTTGACCCGTTTGGCCGTCGAAGGGCTGGGGTTGAGCGTCAAGGAAGCCGATCGATGCCGAAACTTCTACGCCATGGGGTTGGCCTTCTGGCTCTACGATCGTCCGCTCGACACCACCTTGCGGTATATCGACGCCAAGTTCGGCAAGCGTCCCGACGTGGCCGAGGCGAATCGCCGCGCCCTGCACGCCGGTTACAACTACGGCGAAACGGTCGAGGCCTTTGCCAGCCAGTTCCGCGTCAATCCCGCCAAGCTGACTCCCGGCAAGTATCGCAACATCACGGGCAACGAAGCCACGGCCTGGGGGCTGCTGGCCGCGTCGAAGCGCAGCGACTGCGACCTGTTCTACGGCACGTACCCGATCACGCCCGCCAGCGACATCCTGCACGAGCTCGCCAAGCACAAAAATTTCGGCGTGCGCACGTTCCAGGCCGAGGATGAGATCGCCGCCATCACGTCGGTGATCGGCGCCGCCTTTGCCGGGGCCATGTCGGTGACCGGTTCGAGCGGTCCCGGGATCGCGCTCAAGGGCGAAGGCATCGGCTTGGGCGTGATGACCGAACTGCCCATGTTGGTGATCAACGTCCAGCGTGGCGGCCCCAGCACGGGGCTCCCCACGAAGACCGAGCAGGCCGACCTGCTGCAGGCCGTTTGTGGCCGCAACGGCGAGTGCCCCGCGCCGGTCATCGCCGCCCGCAGCCCCGCCGATTGCTTCGACGTCGTGCTCGAGGCCTGGCGGATCGCGGTGCGGTACATGACGCCGGTCTTCATCCTGACCGACGGGTACATCGCCAACGGCTCGGAACCGTGGCGCATTCCCGAGGTCGATTCGCTGCCGTCGATTACGGTGACGCACCCGGGCCCGATCACCAACGGAGACAAGTACCTCCCCTACCAGCGCGACGAGCGTCTCTCGCGTCCTTGGGCGGTTCCCGGCACGGCCGGATTGCAGCACCGCATCGGTGGCCTGGAAAAGCAGGACATCACGGGGAACGTCAGCTACGATCCACTGAATCACGAGCACATGGTGCATCTGCGGGCGAACAAGGTGGCGGGCATCGCCAACGACATTCCGCTGCAGGAAGTCGATGGCCCGGAAAAGGGCAAGCTACTGGTCATCGGTTGGGGGGGCACTTACGGCGCGCTCGCCACGGCCGTGCGCAAGGCACGTGCCGCGGGAGGCGCGGTGGCCCACTGCCACTTGCGATACCTCAACCCCATGCCGCGTAACCTGGGAGAAATCCTCAAAAGTTACGACAAGGTCTTGGTGCCCGAATTGAATCTCGGCCAGTTGCGCCTGCTGCTGCAAGGCACGTACGGGGTCGAAACCGTGGGCCTGAACAAGGTCCAGGGCAAGCCGTTCACGGTCGGAGAAGTGGAAGACAAGATCAAGGAGCTACTCGCGTAA
- a CDS encoding 2-oxoacid:ferredoxin oxidoreductase subunit beta, producing MSTESALKVLTPGDFASDQDVRWCPGCGDYSILAQMKKVLAGIGAVRENTVFISGIGCSSRFPYYVDTYGIHSIHGRAPAVATGLKTVRPDLSVWVITGDGDGLSIGGNHLMHAIRRNLDMNIILFNNRIYGLTKGQYSPTSPLGKVTKSTPMGAIDNPLHPLSIAIGCEATFVARSIDVNIKHLEMVLHRAAEHRGTSFVEIYQNCNVFNDGAYNFATDRETKADTTLELEHGKPLIFGKDRNKGIRLHGMDPEVVELGKGISEDDLLFHDEKAPEPSLAYLLSRMRYPEFPEPIGVLRAVDAPRYEEMLNGQVAEAKKARGEGDLDKLFNSGDTWTVA from the coding sequence ATGAGTACAGAGTCTGCGTTGAAGGTATTGACCCCGGGCGACTTCGCCAGCGATCAAGACGTGCGCTGGTGCCCCGGCTGCGGCGACTATTCGATTCTGGCCCAGATGAAGAAGGTGCTGGCGGGCATCGGCGCGGTGCGCGAGAACACGGTCTTCATCTCCGGCATCGGCTGTTCGAGCCGCTTTCCGTACTACGTCGATACGTACGGTATTCACTCGATTCACGGTCGTGCCCCGGCCGTGGCCACCGGTTTGAAGACGGTCCGCCCCGACCTGAGCGTGTGGGTCATCACGGGCGACGGCGACGGCCTGAGCATCGGTGGCAACCACCTGATGCACGCCATTCGCCGCAACCTCGACATGAACATCATCCTCTTCAACAACCGCATCTACGGTTTGACGAAGGGGCAATACTCTCCCACCTCCCCCTTGGGCAAGGTGACCAAGAGCACGCCGATGGGCGCGATCGACAACCCGTTGCACCCGCTTTCGATCGCGATCGGTTGCGAGGCGACCTTCGTGGCCCGCTCGATCGACGTGAATATCAAGCACCTCGAGATGGTGTTGCACCGCGCGGCCGAGCATCGCGGCACCTCGTTCGTCGAGATCTACCAGAACTGCAACGTCTTCAACGACGGGGCGTATAACTTCGCCACCGACCGCGAGACGAAGGCCGACACCACGCTCGAGCTCGAGCATGGCAAGCCGCTGATCTTCGGCAAGGATCGCAACAAGGGCATCCGCCTGCACGGCATGGACCCCGAGGTGGTCGAGCTGGGCAAGGGGATCAGCGAGGACGACCTGCTCTTCCACGACGAAAAGGCTCCCGAGCCCAGCCTGGCCTACCTGCTCAGCCGCATGCGCTATCCGGAATTCCCGGAGCCGATCGGCGTGCTCCGTGCCGTCGACGCTCCACGCTACGAAGAGATGCTCAACGGTCAGGTGGCCGAGGCCAAGAAAGCACGTGGCGAAGGCGACCTCGACAAGCTGTTCAACTCGGGCGACACCTGGACCGTGGCCTGA
- a CDS encoding CBS domain-containing protein — MANCPACGYENIDGVDTCERCESPMEFLSKPQPKSWIERSILKDQIAALCPRKPLIVAPTTPVAEVLQIMVEKKIGCVLIVENDKAAGIFSERDALMRLGANYAALTPRPIREFMTSNPETVTMTDRIAFALHKMDLGGYRHIPVLDNEKVVGVISVRDILRYISEDLLAPGAVNA; from the coding sequence ATGGCGAACTGCCCCGCTTGTGGATACGAGAACATCGACGGCGTCGACACGTGCGAACGTTGCGAATCGCCGATGGAGTTTCTCAGCAAGCCGCAGCCGAAATCGTGGATCGAACGCAGCATTTTGAAAGACCAGATCGCGGCCCTCTGTCCGCGCAAGCCGCTGATCGTGGCCCCCACCACGCCCGTGGCCGAGGTGCTCCAGATCATGGTCGAGAAGAAAATCGGCTGCGTGCTGATCGTCGAGAACGACAAGGCGGCGGGCATCTTCAGCGAACGCGACGCCCTGATGCGTCTGGGGGCGAACTACGCCGCGCTCACGCCGCGCCCCATCCGCGAGTTCATGACGTCGAATCCCGAGACGGTCACGATGACCGATCGCATCGCCTTCGCGCTGCACAAGATGGACCTGGGGGGCTACCGCCACATCCCCGTCCTCGATAACGAGAAGGTCGTGGGGGTCATCTCGGTCCGCGACATCCTGCGCTACATCTCCGAAGACCTGCTCGCCCCCGGCGCGGTGAACGCGTAA